One segment of Triticum aestivum cultivar Chinese Spring chromosome 2A, IWGSC CS RefSeq v2.1, whole genome shotgun sequence DNA contains the following:
- the LOC606365 gene encoding peroxidase 12, translated as MASRAAAAIAVLALVCAAVHSSEGQLSPNFHAATCPDLEHIVEFHVAETFRRDVGVAPALIRILFHDCFPQGCDASVLLKGAGSELNEVPNQTLRPVALDLIERIRAAVHSACGPTVSCADITVLATRDSLVEAGGPRFDVSLGRRDALAPASSALVGLLPAPFFDVPTLISSFSNRSLDVADLVSLSGAHTFGVAHCPAFEDRFKPVFDTNPAIDSKFATSLRNKCAGDNPAGTLTQNLDVRTPDAFDNKYYFDLIARQGLFKSDQGLIDHPTTKRMATRFSLNQGAFFEQFARSMTKMSNMDLLTGNKGEIRNNCAAPNRRVQDIETATTGDEGIAADM; from the coding sequence ATGGCGTCCAGAGCAGCAGCGGCCATCGCCGTCCTGGCCTTGGTCTGCGCCGCCGTCCACTCGTCGGAGGGCCAGCTCTCACCCAACTTCCACGCCGCGACGTGCCCGGACCTGGAGCACATCGTGGAGTTCCACGTCGCCGAGACGTTCCGCCGCGACGTGGGCGTGGCGCCGGCGCTCATCCGCATCCTCTTCCACGACTGCTTCCCGCAGGGCTGCGACGCGTCCGTGCTGCTCAAGGGCGCCGGCAGCGAGCTCAATGAGGTCCCCAACCAGACCCTCCGCCCCGTGGCGCTGGACCTCATCGAGCGCATCCGCGCCGCCGTGCACAGCGCCTGCGGGCCcaccgtctcctgcgccgacatcaCCGTGCTCGCCACCCGCGACTCCCTCGTCGAGGCCGGCGGGCCGCGCTTCGACGTCTCCCTCGGCCGCCGCGACGCCCTCGCCCCGGCGTCGTCCGCTCTCGTCGGCCTCCTGCCGGCGCCCTTCTTCGACGTGCCGACCCTCATCTCCTCCTTCAGCAACCGCAGCCTGGACGTGGCCGACCTGGTGTCCCTCTCCGGCGCGCACACCTTCGGCGTCGCCCACTGCCCGGCCTTCGAGGACCGCTTCAAGCCGGTGTTCGACACCAACCCGGCCATCGACTCCAAGTTCGCCACCTCTCTCCGGAACAAGTGCGCTGGGGACAACCCCGCCGGCACCCTGACCCAGAACCTCGACGTCCGCACCCCGGACGCCTTCGACAACAAGTACTACTTCGACCTGATCGCGAGGCAGGGCCTGTTCAAGTCGGACCAGGGCCTCATCGACCACCCCACCACCAAGCGCATGGCCACCCGCTTCTCGCTCAACCAGGGCGCCTTCTTCGAGCAGTTCGCCCGGTCCATGACCAAGATGAGCAACATGGACCTCCTCACCGGCAACAAGGGCGAGATCCGGAACAACTGCGCCGCCCCCAACAGGCGTGTCCAGGATATCGAGACCGCCACCACCGGCGACGAGGGGATCGCCGCCGACATGTGA